The following proteins come from a genomic window of Sebastes fasciatus isolate fSebFas1 chromosome 6, fSebFas1.pri, whole genome shotgun sequence:
- the LOC141769757 gene encoding uncharacterized protein LOC141769757 isoform X2 has translation MSSVEYLREFVNERLTAAAEEIFRVFKKTIFEYEEEIDRQRKLLDIVWKPEIKLHRIELPLQYIFQDEEVLADQQLCIQERNSSLDQEDPEPPQIKEEQEELCTSQEGEQLEVKQETKTFILTPTDEESDHSEDQTLDFNPDDTVSASETESLVNMPVSSAIPEPNSDHQLLSHTSHVAESQDQKGGKNGESGSTRNTEPEPMESQDKSHSNNVFTTHLNTSTDKTFPLYICDFCGKDFDIKSKLDRHLRAHKNEKPYFCNTCGNRFKDMQTLTRHKTIHTGERPYSCQICGKKFRLKSDVKVHIRTHTGEKRYKCNTCGKRYCRMTDLRRHSRIHTIQYICQDEEVLADLQLFIQERNSSLNQEDPEPPQIKEEPEQLCTSQEGEQLEVKQETETFMLTPTDEESDHSEDQTLKFNSNDTLSPAEKESVFNMPVISSVVSEANSDHQLLSHNSHVAESQDQKEGKNGHLGSTSNAETKQQTRHHR, from the exons ATGTCTTCAGTTGAGTATTTGAGAGAGTTTGTCAACGagcgactaactgctgctgctgaagaaatattcagagttttTAAAAAGACCATCTTCGAGTACGAGGAAGAGATCGATCGTCAGCGCAAACTGTTGGATATCGTTTGGAAACCTGAAATAAAGCTGCACAGGATAG agctcccacTGCAGTATATCTTTCAGGACGAGGAGGTTCTCgcagaccagcagctctgtattcaggagaggaactccagtctggaccaagaggacccagagcctccacagattaaagaggaacaggaggaactctgcaccagtcaggagggagagcagcttgaaGTGAAGCAGGAGACTAAGACCTTTATATTGACTCCTACTGATGAGGAAAGTGACCACAGTGAAGATCAGACTCTGGACTTTAATCCTGATGACACTGTAAGTGCATCAGAGACAGAGTCTTTGGTCAACATGCCAGTTAGCTCTGCGATACCTGAACCAAACAGCGACCACCAGCTCCTCTCTCACACCTCTCATGTAGCTGAGAGCCAAGATCAGAAAGGAGGCAAGAATGGAGAGTCAGGATCAACCAGAAATACAGAGCCAGAACCAATGGAAAGCCAAGACAAAAGTCACAGCAACAATGTATTTACGACCCACCTGAATACTTCGACGGATAAAACGTTTCCACTTTACATATGTGACTTCTGTGGGAAAGATTTTGATATTAAGTCCAAATTGGATAGACACCTTAGGGCTCACAAAAATGAGAAGCCATATTTTTGCAACACCTGTGGGAATAGGTTTAAGGACATGCAAACATTAACGAGACATAAAACAATCCACACAGGTGAAAGGCCATATTCATGTCAAATATGTGGGAAAAAATTCAGACTCAAGAGTGACGTGAAAGTCCACattagaacccacacaggtgaaaAACGGTATAAATGCAACACCTGTGGGAAAAGATACTGTCGGATGACAGACTTGAGAAGGcactcaagaattcatacaattcagtatatCTGTCAGGACGAGGAGGTTCTCGCTGACCTGCAGCTCTttattcaggagaggaactccagtctgaaccaagaggacccagagcctccacagattaaagaggaaccGGAGCAACTCTGCACCAGTCAGGAAGGAGAGCAGCTTGAAGTGAAGCAGGAGACTGAGAcctttatgttgactcctaCTGATGAGGAAAGTGACCACAGTGAAGATCAGACTCTGAAATTCAATTCTAATGACACTTTAAGTCCAGCAGAGAAAGAGTCTGTATTCAACATGCCAGTTATAAGCTCTGTGGTATCAGAAGCAAACAGTGACCACCAGCTCCTCTCTCACAACTCTCATGTAGCTGAGAGCCAAGATCAGAAAGAAGGCAAGAATGGACACTTGGGATCAACTAGTaatgcagaaacaaaacaacagacaaGACATCACAGATGA
- the LOC141769757 gene encoding uncharacterized protein LOC141769757 isoform X1, producing MSSVEYLREFVNERLTAAAEEIFRVFKNTIIEYEEEIDRQRKLLDVVWKPEIKLHRIELPLQYIFQDEEVLADQQLCIQERNSSLDQEDPEPPQIKEEQEELCTSQEGEQLEVKQETETFMLTPTDEESDHSEDQTLDLNHYLTQNTTDKESIVNISVKDPVVPEPNSDHQLLSHTSHVAESQDQKGGKHGESGSTRNTEPEPKESQDKSHSNNVFTTHLNTWTDKTFPLYICDFCGKDFDIKSKLDRHLRAHKDEKPYFCNTCGNSFKDMQTLTRHKTIHTGERPYSCQICGKKFRLKSDVKVHIRTHTGEKRFKCNTCGKRYCRMTDLRRHSRIHTIQYICQDEEVLADQQLFIQERNSSLDQEDPEPPQIKEEPEQLCTSQEGEQLEVKQETETFMLTPTDEESNHSEDQTLDLNHDLTQNAAEKESIVNLSVKSSEVSEPNCNHQLLSHNSHVAESQDQKGGTHGDPNKSHSNNVCKTHLNTCTGQMFPLHICAICGKDFDTKSKLVRHFRVHTDEKPYFCNTCRTGFNDISTLRRHKTIHTGERPYSCKTCGKKFRLNSDLKVHSRTHTGEKRFNCNTCGTRYRRMIELKRHTRTHTSD from the exons ATGTCTTCAGTTGAGTATTTGAGAGAGTTTGTTAACGagcgactaactgctgctgctgaagaaatattcagagtttttaaaaatactATTATCGAGTACGAGGAAGAGATCGATCGTCAGCGCAAACTGTTGGATGTCGTTTGGAAACCTGAAATAAAGCTGCACAGGATAG agctcccacTGCAGTATATCTTTCAGGATGAGGAGGTTCTCgcagaccagcagctctgtattcaggagaggaactccagtctggaccaagaggacccagagcctccacagattaaagaggaacaggaggaactctgcaccagtcaggagggagagcagcttgaagtgaagcaggagactgagacctttatgttgactcctaCTGATGAGGAAAGTGATCACAGTGAAGATCAGACTCTGGACTTGAATCATTATTTAACTCAGAATACAACTGACAAGGAGTCTATTGTCAACATATCGGTTAAAGACCCTGTGGTACCAGAACCAAACAGCGACCACCAGCTCCTCTCTCACACCTCTCATGTAGCTGAGAGCCAAGATCAGAAAGGAGGCAAGCATGGAGAGTCAGGATCAACCAGAAATACAGAGCCAGAACCAAAGGAAAGCCAAGACAAAAGTCACAGCAACAATGTATTTACGACCCACCTGAATACTTGGACGGATAAAACGTTTCCACTTTACATATGTGACTTCTGTGGGAAAGATTTTGATATTAAGTCCAAATTGGATAGACACCTTAGGGCTCACAAAGATGAGAAGCCATATTTTTGCAACACCTGTGGGAATAGTTTTAAGGACATGCAAACATTAACGAGACATAAAACAATCCACACAGGTGAAAGGCCATATTCATGTCAAATATGTGGGAAAAAATTCAGACTCAAGAGTGACGTGAAAGTCCACattagaacccacacaggtgaaaAACGGTTTAAATGCAACACCTGTGGGAAAAGATACTGTCGGATGACAGACTTGAGAAGGcactcaagaattcatacaattcagtatatCTGTCAGGACGAGGAGGTTCTCGCTGACCAGCAGCTCTttattcaggagaggaactccagtctggaccaagaggacccagagcctccacagattaaagaggaaccGGAGCAACTCTGCACCAGTCAGGAAGGAGAGCAGCTTGAAGTGAAGCAGGAGACTGAGAcctttatgttgactcctaCTGATGAGGAAAGTAACCACAGTGAAGATCAGACTCTGGACTTAAATCATGATTTAACTCAGAATGCAGCTGAGAAGGAGTCTATTGTCAATTTATCAGTTAAAAGCTCTGAAGTATCAGAACCAAACTGTAACCACCAGCTCCTCTCTCACAACTCTCATGTAGCTGAGAGCCAAGATCAGAAAGGAGGCACACATGGAGACCCAAACAAAAGTCACAGTAACAATGTATGTAAGACTCACCTGAATACATGCACAGGTCAAATGTTTCCACTCCACATATGTGCTATTTGTGGGAAAGATTTTGATACCAAGTCCAAATTAGTTAGACACTTTAGGGTTCACACAGATGAGAAGCCATATTTTTGCAACACCTGTAGGACTGGTTTTAATGACATATCAACATTAAGGAGGCATAAAACAATTCACACAGGTGAAAGGCCATATtcatgcaaaacatgtggaaaaaaattCAGACTTAACAGTGACTTGAAAGTCCACAgtagaacccacacaggtgaaaAGCGGTTTAACTGCAACACCTGTGGGACAAGATACCGTCGGATGATAGAATTGAAAAGGCACACAAGAACTCATACAAGTGACTAG